Proteins found in one Aneurinibacillus uraniidurans genomic segment:
- a CDS encoding exonuclease SbcCD subunit D has translation MRILHTADWHLGKTLEGRSRLPEQEAFIDELCGIVEEECIDVLLLAGDVFDTVNPPSAAEQLFYDSMARLADGGKRKVIVIAGNHDNPDRLAAAHPLAAKHGITLLGLPTAEMLSVAVPRTGEEARVFALPYPSESRLQVLLAESSEEEVLRRAYDERLAHLFTKQSAYFTPHTVNLVMSHLYVLGSFESESERPIQVGGAYTVSATTLPEAAQYVALGHLHRPQEVAKAPTRARYSGSPLAYSFSEAGQAKSVTIIDVAPGAPADVSELFLSSGRPLVKWKARDGIAEVYRWIDEGRDANAWIDLEVHVPDTIPLEDIQKLRRLHGGMIGIRPIYPDMQETAEAMERRASLPIDELFRRFYSRQTGGAVPDEETVKLFMEVLEEKEG, from the coding sequence ATGAGAATCCTGCATACAGCCGACTGGCATCTTGGCAAAACATTGGAGGGACGCAGTCGCCTGCCGGAACAGGAAGCGTTCATTGATGAACTGTGCGGCATAGTTGAGGAAGAATGTATTGATGTGCTGCTATTGGCAGGGGACGTATTTGATACGGTTAACCCGCCATCTGCGGCTGAGCAGCTGTTTTACGACAGCATGGCGCGTCTGGCAGATGGCGGAAAACGAAAGGTCATTGTCATAGCAGGCAATCACGACAATCCAGACCGGCTTGCCGCTGCTCATCCGCTGGCAGCGAAACACGGCATTACACTGCTTGGACTGCCGACGGCGGAGATGCTGTCGGTAGCCGTGCCGCGTACGGGAGAAGAGGCTCGTGTATTTGCCCTGCCGTATCCGTCTGAATCACGCCTGCAAGTGCTGCTTGCTGAGAGCAGTGAAGAGGAAGTATTACGTCGAGCGTATGATGAGCGCTTGGCGCATTTGTTTACAAAGCAAAGTGCGTATTTCACACCGCATACTGTTAACCTGGTGATGAGCCATTTGTATGTGCTCGGCAGTTTTGAAAGTGAATCCGAGCGTCCGATTCAAGTAGGCGGTGCGTATACGGTATCGGCTACGACACTCCCGGAGGCAGCGCAGTATGTAGCACTTGGTCATCTGCACCGCCCGCAGGAGGTAGCAAAAGCGCCGACCCGCGCTCGTTATTCCGGCTCGCCGCTTGCCTACAGCTTCTCGGAAGCTGGGCAGGCGAAGTCGGTAACGATTATAGATGTTGCACCGGGCGCTCCGGCTGACGTGAGCGAGTTGTTTTTATCAAGTGGTCGTCCGCTTGTAAAATGGAAGGCACGAGACGGCATTGCTGAGGTATACCGCTGGATTGATGAAGGACGAGATGCGAACGCATGGATTGATCTGGAGGTGCATGTACCGGATACAATTCCGCTCGAAGATATCCAGAAGCTGCGGCGCCTGCATGGAGGAATGATTGGCATCCGTCCGATTTATCCGGATATGCAAGAAACAGCAGAGGCGATGGAGCGTCGTGCTAGCCTGCCGATTGACGAATTGTTCCGCCGTTTTTATAGTCGGCAGACGGGTGGTGCGGTGCCGGACGAAGAGACGGTGAAGCTGTTTATGGAAGTATTGGAGGAGAAGGAGGGGTAA